The following is a genomic window from Brevibacterium limosum.
CCTCGCCTTCGAGGAGCTGCGGATCACCGCCGAAGAGGGACTCGCTCTGATCATCTACACCCCGGAACCGGGGTCGGATTCGGAGCAGAGACTCCGGCTGCTCGCTTCCTGGACGGCACCGACATCCGACACCGAACGACTGCCCGAGAACAGGGGAAACCGATCATGACTCACCGTATGCTTCCTAAGACGCCGACTGCGAAGAACCCGCCCGAGCAATTCAGCGGCGATGTGTGGGTCGACCCCATCGCTTCCCCGCAGGAAGACGGTCAGACGACGGTCGTCGCTCGGGTCCGCTTCGCTCCCGGAGCACACACCGCCTGGCACTCACACGCCAAGGGTCAGACTCTGCATGTGACGAGCGGAATCGCACTGTTCGGCACCCGAGACGGGGAGATCATCGAAGCACATCCGGGCCAGACGGTGTACTGCCCCAGCGATGAAGAGCACTGGCACGGGGCGACCCCGGAGAACTTCATGGAGCACATCGCGATCCTCGAGAACGCGGACGACCCGTCGATGACCACCACCTGGCTGGAGCACGTCGCCGACGAGGACTACCACCGCCCGCGGGGCTGACACCGCCCCGACACTGAGGGTGCCGCACGACGGCACCTGAACGAAACGACCCCAAATCCACAACTGAGGAGACAGCCATGCGCGGAGTGATCATGCACGGACCCGGCGACGTCCGGGTCGAGGAGCGCGACAATCCCGAAATCCAGGAACCCACCGATGCGGTCATCCGTATTGTGGCCGCTTGTGTCTGCGGGTCCGATCTGTGGCCCTATCGCGGTGCGGATGCACCGGATCAGCAGCTGATGGGCCACGAATACGTCGGCATCGTCGAGGAGGTCGGCGACGAGGTGCGCACCGTCGCGTCCGGCGACTTCGTCGTCGGATCGTTCGTCATCTCGGACAACACCTGCCCGATCTGCACCGCCGGGTACCAGTCACGGTGCGTCAACGGCATCTTCGTCGACGGTGGGATCGGCACTCAGGCCGAATTCGCCCGCATTCCTCATGCCGACGGCACGCTGGTCCCCACACCGGGACAACCCGCTGAGGACCTCATCCCGTCCCTGCTGGCCGCTTCCGATGTACTGGGCACCGGGTGGTTCGCCGCAGACGCCGCCGAGGTCGGCCCCGGTAAGTCGGCCGCCGTCATCGGCGACGGCGCGGTCGGCCTGATGGGCGTGCTTGCCGCACAGCAGATGGGAGCGGAGACGATCATCGCCATGAGCCGTCATGCCGACAGGCAGAACCTCGCCCGAGAATTCGGTGCCACCCACATCGTCGAAGAGCGCGGCGACGATGGTGTGGAGAAGATCAGAGAACTCACCGACGGACTCGGCGTCGACAGCGCCATCGAGGCGGTCGGCTCACAGGAATCGATGATGCAGGCGATCCGGTCGACACGACCCGGCGGACACGTCGGCTATGTCGGAGTCTCACACGACGTCGAGCTGCCCGGAGGAGAGCTGTTCTTCGGCCTTGTTCATCTGCACGGCGGGCCCGCACCGGTCCGCCGCTTCCTGCCGGATCTCATCGAACTCATCTGGAACAGAACGATCGATCCGGGCAAGGTCTTCGACCGGACCATGAGTCTCGAGGATGCCGCGGACGCCTATGCGGCGATGGACCGTCGCGAAGCCGTCAAGGTTCTGCTGAGACCATGACACCGTCGTCAGACATCCAAGCGGAAAGGGCGACACAGTGGAACTGAACGATCTGCTCACAGCGCTCAACGACGGAGAGACGATCACGGGCGCTTCGCCCCTGCACGAGGTCATGCATCGCAGCAGCCAGGAAGCCCTGCGCATCACGGCCGAGATCAACGGCAGCTATCACGAACCCGATGAGGTTCGAGCCCTGCTGGCCGAACTGACCGGTCGCCCCGTCGACCCGACCGTGACCCTGTTCCCGCCGTTCCACACCGACTTCGGGAAGAACATCACGCTGGGACAGCGGATCTTCATCAACTCCGGGTGCAGCTTCCAGGATCAGGGCGGCATCACGATCGGCGACGACTCCCTCATCGGGCACAATACGGTCCTCGCCACCCTCAACCATGAGATGGAACCGGACCGTCGTGCGGATATGCATCCGGCCCCGATTGACATCGGACGCAACGTCTGGATCGGGTCCAACGTGACGGTTCTGCCGGGCATCACCATCGGTGATGACGCCGTCGTGGCAGCGGCCTCTGTGGTCACCAGGGATGTTCCCGCCCGCGCTGTCGTCGTCGGATCACCGG
Proteins encoded in this region:
- a CDS encoding DapH/DapD/GlmU-related protein; this translates as MELNDLLTALNDGETITGASPLHEVMHRSSQEALRITAEINGSYHEPDEVRALLAELTGRPVDPTVTLFPPFHTDFGKNITLGQRIFINSGCSFQDQGGITIGDDSLIGHNTVLATLNHEMEPDRRADMHPAPIDIGRNVWIGSNVTVLPGITIGDDAVVAAASVVTRDVPARAVVVGSPAHVVRTIDE
- a CDS encoding (R)-mandelonitrile lyase, with the protein product MLPKTPTAKNPPEQFSGDVWVDPIASPQEDGQTTVVARVRFAPGAHTAWHSHAKGQTLHVTSGIALFGTRDGEIIEAHPGQTVYCPSDEEHWHGATPENFMEHIAILENADDPSMTTTWLEHVADEDYHRPRG
- a CDS encoding zinc-dependent alcohol dehydrogenase family protein translates to MRGVIMHGPGDVRVEERDNPEIQEPTDAVIRIVAACVCGSDLWPYRGADAPDQQLMGHEYVGIVEEVGDEVRTVASGDFVVGSFVISDNTCPICTAGYQSRCVNGIFVDGGIGTQAEFARIPHADGTLVPTPGQPAEDLIPSLLAASDVLGTGWFAADAAEVGPGKSAAVIGDGAVGLMGVLAAQQMGAETIIAMSRHADRQNLAREFGATHIVEERGDDGVEKIRELTDGLGVDSAIEAVGSQESMMQAIRSTRPGGHVGYVGVSHDVELPGGELFFGLVHLHGGPAPVRRFLPDLIELIWNRTIDPGKVFDRTMSLEDAADAYAAMDRREAVKVLLRP